In candidate division KSB1 bacterium, a single genomic region encodes these proteins:
- a CDS encoding SHOCT domain-containing protein yields MEILNVQQFFAGWAWLVALILLVLLLLVIIKLYRIQKHPEGNLQEKALEILEERYEKGEITKKEYQEQKKEILS; encoded by the coding sequence ATGGAAATTTTAAATGTGCAGCAATTTTTCGCCGGTTGGGCCTGGTTGGTGGCCCTGATTTTACTGGTATTGCTTTTACTGGTGATCATCAAGCTTTATCGTATTCAAAAGCACCCGGAAGGCAATTTGCAGGAAAAAGCGCTGGAAATCCTTGAGGAGCGCTATGAAAAGGGTGAAATCACCAAAAAAGAGTATCAGGAGCAAAAGAAAGAAATATTGTCCTGA
- a CDS encoding class II SORL domain-containing protein has translation MAKLSEHIHSADWKSEKHVPVIECPDSVKADEFFDVKVGLGKEVAHPNTTEHHIRWVKLFFHPEGDPNPYEIGQFEFNAHGESPAGANEGPVYTHHQAVSTMKTRKSGTLHAMSFCNIHGVWESSKQVKVG, from the coding sequence ATGGCAAAACTCAGTGAGCATATTCATAGTGCGGACTGGAAGTCGGAAAAGCACGTGCCTGTTATTGAATGCCCGGACAGTGTAAAGGCGGATGAGTTTTTTGATGTCAAGGTGGGCCTGGGCAAGGAAGTGGCTCATCCGAACACCACTGAACATCATATCCGCTGGGTCAAATTGTTTTTTCACCCCGAAGGTGACCCCAATCCTTATGAAATCGGACAGTTTGAATTCAATGCTCATGGTGAATCTCCGGCCGGTGCGAATGAAGGTCCTGTCTACACGCATCACCAGGCTGTTTCAACCATGAAAACCCGTAAATCCGGCACCCTGCATGCCATGTCATTTTGCAATATCCATGGTGTGTGGGAAAGCAGCAAACAAGTCAAGGTTGGCTGA
- a CDS encoding DHH family phosphoesterase, with product MKLTKSSFSESVKQHIKELDRIMKDSQEMLIVVHNDPDPDALATAAALHHLIRERYSIPVSIAYGGDIARAENKALLRELDVQLKQINRIHYDKYDRFATVDTQPGAGNNSLDGDIVPHIVVDHHPEQKHVKSDLLVIEPKIGVSATILIEWLKECEINMPANLATGLSYAISSETQNMGREASVIDIDAYLFVFVKASMKRLARIINPKRSQAYYEMVAKALHRAMNIRNLICVHLGNISNVEIVAEMADFFMGREHISWTLCTGRFKNQLVLSLRTSNNQKKANKVLTRIVPDTRNVGGHDMIAGGRLDLGDGKNKAEEAENELSRNFAESFDYEMTDWSPLLESLTFTVDIKEK from the coding sequence ATGAAACTGACAAAATCAAGCTTTAGTGAGAGCGTAAAGCAGCACATTAAAGAACTGGATAGAATAATGAAAGACAGTCAGGAAATGCTGATTGTCGTTCATAATGATCCGGATCCCGATGCCCTGGCAACAGCGGCTGCGCTGCATCATTTGATACGCGAACGCTATTCCATTCCTGTGAGTATTGCATACGGCGGCGACATTGCCCGCGCCGAAAACAAAGCGCTTCTTCGGGAATTGGATGTTCAGTTGAAGCAGATCAACCGGATCCATTATGATAAATACGACAGGTTTGCTACCGTGGATACGCAGCCGGGGGCGGGGAATAACAGCCTGGACGGGGATATTGTACCTCATATTGTTGTCGATCATCATCCAGAACAGAAACACGTAAAGTCTGATTTGCTGGTGATTGAACCCAAAATTGGAGTGAGCGCCACCATTTTGATTGAATGGTTAAAAGAATGTGAAATCAACATGCCTGCAAATCTGGCAACCGGTTTGTCTTATGCCATCAGTTCCGAGACCCAGAATATGGGGCGGGAAGCCAGTGTGATCGACATTGATGCGTACCTGTTTGTGTTTGTCAAAGCGAGTATGAAGCGTTTGGCGCGTATTATCAATCCCAAACGTTCGCAAGCTTATTATGAGATGGTAGCCAAAGCGCTGCATCGCGCCATGAATATCCGAAATTTGATTTGCGTACATTTGGGAAATATTTCCAATGTTGAAATTGTGGCCGAGATGGCTGATTTTTTTATGGGACGTGAACATATTTCATGGACATTATGTACCGGGAGATTTAAAAATCAACTTGTACTGTCGTTGAGAACTTCCAACAATCAGAAAAAAGCAAACAAAGTGTTGACCCGGATTGTGCCCGATACCCGCAATGTCGGTGGGCATGACATGATCGCCGGAGGACGTCTGGATTTGGGTGACGGCAAAAACAAGGCAGAAGAAGCAGAAAATGAGCTGAGCCGCAATTTTGCCGAATCTTTTGACTATGAGATGACGGATTGGTCGCCGCTGCTTGAATCTTTGACGTTTACCGTGGATATTAAAGAAAAATGA
- the zupT gene encoding zinc transporter ZupT: MFDHAALVAFSLTLFAGLATGIGSAMAFFAKQTNTKFLSIALGFSAGVMIYVSFVEIFGKAKNAMINAFGDVTGTWYTVIAFFSGILIIGIIDKLVPKFENPHEIKDVEDMEKTPTQDPKLMRMGMFTALAIAIHNFPEGLATFAAALSDPSLGISIAIAIAIHNIPEGISVSVPIYYASGSKKKAFVFSFLSGVSEPIGALIGYFLFFQFFNEVLFGVLFAIVAGIMVFISLDELLPSAQKYGEHHLSIYGLVAGMMVMALSLLLFM, encoded by the coding sequence ATGTTTGATCACGCGGCGTTGGTGGCGTTTAGCCTGACCCTGTTTGCCGGACTTGCGACCGGTATCGGCAGTGCTATGGCCTTTTTTGCCAAACAGACCAATACCAAATTTCTGTCAATCGCCCTCGGTTTTTCCGCCGGTGTTATGATTTATGTATCTTTTGTAGAAATATTCGGCAAAGCAAAAAATGCCATGATAAATGCGTTCGGTGATGTGACCGGCACCTGGTATACCGTCATTGCCTTTTTTTCCGGTATACTGATCATCGGAATTATTGATAAACTGGTGCCGAAATTTGAAAACCCTCATGAGATCAAGGACGTTGAGGATATGGAGAAAACCCCGACCCAAGATCCCAAGCTTATGCGCATGGGGATGTTTACGGCCCTGGCCATTGCTATCCATAATTTTCCGGAAGGCCTTGCAACGTTTGCCGCTGCACTCTCGGATCCGTCTCTGGGTATTTCCATAGCCATCGCCATAGCCATTCACAATATTCCCGAAGGAATTTCGGTTTCCGTACCGATTTATTACGCCTCGGGAAGTAAAAAAAAGGCGTTTGTTTTTTCCTTTTTATCCGGTGTTTCCGAACCCATCGGCGCGTTGATCGGTTATTTTTTGTTCTTTCAGTTTTTCAACGAGGTTTTATTCGGAGTTTTATTCGCAATTGTCGCCGGAATTATGGTGTTTATATCCCTGGATGAGCTTTTGCCGTCTGCGCAAAAATATGGAGAGCATCATTTGTCTATTTATGGTCTGGTTGCGGGTATGATGGTTATGGCGCTTAGTTTGCTTTTGTTTATGTAG
- a CDS encoding manganese efflux pump MntP family protein has protein sequence MDTLSLLIISVGLGMDAFAVSITCGVSIEALKKRHVVRVALAFGLFQAVMPVAGWLLGLGFRGLIESIDHWVAFLLLAFVGGKMLWEARQTYEKKSNPLDWHVLFIMSVATSIDALAVGLTFAVLKISIITPVLVIGLVTFLMSGAGVFLGDRTGNLVGKRVDVAGGLILIGIGLKILIEHLVQGC, from the coding sequence TTGGATACGTTATCACTTTTAATTATCTCTGTAGGGCTTGGCATGGATGCATTCGCGGTTTCAATTACCTGCGGTGTCTCTATTGAAGCATTGAAAAAACGCCATGTTGTTCGGGTGGCCCTTGCTTTTGGATTATTTCAGGCTGTGATGCCGGTTGCCGGGTGGTTGCTCGGACTTGGATTCAGAGGACTGATTGAATCAATCGACCACTGGGTTGCCTTTCTTCTACTGGCCTTTGTGGGGGGTAAAATGTTATGGGAAGCAAGACAAACGTATGAAAAAAAGAGCAATCCGCTTGACTGGCATGTCCTGTTTATAATGTCGGTTGCCACCAGTATTGATGCACTTGCCGTCGGATTAACATTTGCGGTTCTGAAAATTTCGATTATCACGCCTGTATTGGTTATCGGCCTTGTCACATTTTTGATGTCCGGAGCCGGAGTATTTCTTGGTGACCGCACCGGGAATTTAGTCGGCAAACGTGTAGATGTTGCGGGTGGATTGATCTTGATCGGTATCGGGCTGAAAATATTAATTGAACATCTGGTGCAGGGCTGCTGA
- a CDS encoding PAS domain S-box protein, whose translation MLNKAKHSRTLFIVKRFFSSRLALVSLVFGVFIWVIDTLLDWLIFYRDSFWNLLIWDVPSHELYVRTLIVAAFLVFGAIIKSVMLLREQTESRLKQSEIIINSVFDYANIGISITYPDMTWMRVNERYCDIVGYSFSELESLTWLDITHPKDRERDVKEFQRIIQGEINSYQMEKRFVSKSGQTVPVFLTVSCVRNDVGELLYSIATIQDITERKQMVESLQTSQQRLMRAEIVSKSGNWEFDLNTRLVRASAGARRIYGIWDEQVTIERVQQIPLKEYRPMLNKALQDLINGEKEYQVDFKLWRLTDGKIIDIHSVAEYDQQQNLVYGIIQDVSAFRQVEQQMRESRNFLQGVFNSIQDGISVVNPDFTIRYTNPVMEKWYASNMPLVGKKCFRCYHNADRVCVPCPTKRALEQGVTQMNIVRGLPDSPVEWIELYSYPLKDVQTGEIFGVIEFVRDITQRVRDENQTAGISRAPRRIGTGTDQGNRKRKQGIGILCLLGFA comes from the coding sequence ATGCTAAACAAGGCAAAACATTCCCGCACTTTATTTATCGTTAAACGATTCTTTTCCAGCCGGCTTGCTCTTGTGTCGCTTGTCTTTGGCGTGTTCATCTGGGTGATTGATACACTTTTGGACTGGCTGATTTTTTACAGAGATTCATTCTGGAATCTTTTGATTTGGGACGTGCCATCGCATGAGCTGTACGTGCGTACCCTTATTGTGGCCGCTTTTCTTGTGTTCGGGGCTATTATAAAATCTGTCATGCTATTACGGGAACAGACCGAGTCCCGGCTAAAACAAAGCGAAATAATCATCAACAGCGTATTTGACTATGCCAATATCGGCATCTCGATTACATATCCTGATATGACCTGGATGCGGGTGAACGAGCGATATTGTGATATAGTCGGCTATTCCTTTTCTGAACTCGAGTCCCTGACCTGGCTGGATATAACACATCCGAAAGATCGTGAAAGAGATGTTAAAGAGTTTCAACGTATTATACAAGGTGAGATTAACAGTTATCAGATGGAGAAGCGTTTTGTTTCGAAAAGCGGACAAACAGTACCTGTCTTTTTAACGGTTTCTTGTGTGCGAAATGATGTTGGGGAATTGCTCTATTCAATAGCCACCATACAGGATATCACTGAACGAAAACAAATGGTCGAAAGTTTGCAAACCAGTCAACAACGATTGATGCGAGCTGAAATTGTCTCAAAGTCCGGGAACTGGGAGTTTGACTTGAATACGCGACTGGTTAGAGCGTCCGCAGGCGCCAGACGTATTTATGGTATTTGGGATGAACAGGTAACCATTGAGCGCGTTCAGCAGATACCGTTAAAAGAGTATCGCCCGATGCTGAACAAAGCGCTGCAGGATTTGATCAATGGTGAAAAGGAATACCAGGTTGATTTTAAACTTTGGCGGTTGACCGATGGAAAGATAATAGATATCCATTCGGTTGCAGAATATGATCAACAGCAAAACCTTGTATATGGCATTATTCAGGATGTATCCGCATTTCGTCAGGTTGAACAGCAAATGCGGGAAAGTCGCAACTTTTTGCAGGGAGTGTTCAACAGCATTCAGGACGGTATCAGCGTGGTGAATCCCGATTTCACCATTCGGTATACAAACCCGGTTATGGAGAAATGGTATGCGTCCAACATGCCGCTGGTCGGGAAAAAATGTTTTCGTTGTTATCATAATGCAGATAGAGTCTGTGTGCCCTGCCCCACAAAACGTGCACTGGAGCAGGGTGTGACGCAGATGAATATTGTTAGAGGCCTGCCGGATTCTCCTGTCGAATGGATTGAATTGTACAGTTATCCGTTAAAAGATGTGCAAACCGGAGAAATTTTCGGTGTGATTGAATTTGTGCGCGACATCACGCAGCGGGTTCGTGATGAAAATCAGACTGCGGGAATATCGCGAGCACCTCGAAGAATTGGTACAGGAACGGACCAAGGAAATCGAAAACGCAAACAAGGAATTGGAATCCTTTGCCTACTCGGTTTCGCATGA
- a CDS encoding ATP-binding protein, translating into MKIRLREYREHLEELVQERTKEIENANKELESFAYSVSHDLRAPLRGINGFTGILMQEYAGKLDSEGQRICSVIQKNATKMGQLIDDLLAFSRMGRSSMTFTEINMTDMVHSLYHEITTPETRRRIQLNLEPLENSVGDTSMIRHVWNNLLSNAVKFTGQQDPANIHVFSTRKNSSVVYCVRDNGAGFDMKYKDKLFGVFQRLHSEKQFPGTGVGLALVKRIVERHHGKVWGESRVGEGASFYFSLPAREPDADQ; encoded by the coding sequence ATGAAAATCAGACTGCGGGAATATCGCGAGCACCTCGAAGAATTGGTACAGGAACGGACCAAGGAAATCGAAAACGCAAACAAGGAATTGGAATCCTTTGCCTACTCGGTTTCGCATGATTTGCGGGCGCCTCTGAGGGGAATTAACGGGTTTACCGGTATTCTGATGCAAGAATACGCTGGAAAACTGGATTCCGAAGGTCAGCGCATCTGCTCGGTGATTCAGAAAAATGCCACAAAAATGGGGCAATTGATTGATGATTTACTGGCGTTTTCGCGCATGGGGCGGAGTTCCATGACCTTTACCGAGATCAATATGACAGATATGGTACATTCGCTTTATCACGAGATCACCACCCCTGAAACACGACGACGCATTCAACTGAACCTTGAACCCCTTGAAAACAGTGTCGGGGATACATCGATGATTCGCCATGTATGGAACAACCTATTGTCAAATGCGGTCAAATTTACCGGGCAGCAGGATCCGGCAAACATTCATGTGTTCAGTACCCGGAAAAACTCGAGTGTTGTTTATTGTGTGCGGGATAATGGCGCGGGATTTGATATGAAATACAAAGACAAGTTGTTTGGTGTTTTTCAGAGGCTGCATAGTGAAAAACAATTTCCCGGGACCGGTGTGGGATTGGCGCTGGTCAAGCGAATTGTAGAACGCCATCACGGAAAGGTTTGGGGGGAAAGCCGGGTCGGGGAGGGCGCTTCTTTTTATTTTTCATTGCCAGCCCGCGAGCCGGATGCCGATCAATGA
- a CDS encoding response regulator encodes MQELQHEAVNILIVEDNPHDAELMIRALKKNKLANELFVAEDGEEALDFVFNRGKFSEKQTHQLPKVIFLDLKLPKLNGLEVLKEIKSTPLTRSIPVIIVTSSREDPDIKAAYDLGANSYVVKPVNFEEFFQAMDKLGFYWLLINECSK; translated from the coding sequence ATGCAGGAACTACAGCATGAAGCAGTCAATATTTTAATCGTGGAGGACAACCCCCATGATGCGGAACTGATGATCCGGGCCTTGAAAAAAAACAAGCTCGCGAACGAACTGTTTGTTGCTGAAGACGGTGAGGAGGCGCTTGATTTTGTGTTCAATCGCGGCAAATTTTCCGAAAAACAGACCCATCAACTGCCCAAAGTGATTTTTCTGGATCTCAAACTACCCAAGCTGAACGGACTGGAGGTTCTCAAGGAAATAAAGTCGACTCCTTTGACCCGAAGCATACCGGTGATTATTGTCACTTCTTCACGGGAAGATCCGGATATCAAGGCCGCCTATGATCTGGGCGCCAACAGCTATGTGGTCAAACCTGTGAATTTTGAAGAATTTTTCCAAGCAATGGATAAACTCGGATTTTACTGGTTGCTTATTAACGAGTGTTCTAAATAA
- a CDS encoding PAS domain S-box protein — protein sequence MQKSLSVLIVEDLSSDAELAIREIKKYFKTFSKVVETESDFLNALHTFQPQIIVSDYRMPEFDGMRALELTLKHTPFTPFIMLTGSMNEDTAVECMKAGAADYVIKEHIKRLGPAVSSALDQKRSEKERTDAQLALRRSQERLQKAEEIAHLGSWEYDVQQDKLVWSREIYRILGIEAHEFDGTLENFLKFVHPQDRQRVESTYYESVKNNTDGYEIIHRVIRQNDGTVRTLHEKCEHYRESGKMIRSMGMAHDITELHHMRQELQESNRRLNLLIDNLDGFAYRCADDADWTMEYVSKGVRDLTGYPPEDFINNDKRAYASVILPEDRQRVEREVQRGLQRKASFIVEYRIQAADGQVKWVWERGKGVYKKNKLLALEGFISDISERKRAEQHLREDEEKLRNIFDSSPNSITITDLEGVVIDCNQQTLDLHAVEKKRDMLGRNVLDLISDADGERAWKNLQKALEGQPVQNVEYDILTPGGKTIPVSLSASVLKDSNGISKYFMAILTDMTERLKAEQAVREREQWFRRLADTTATAIFIFQGENFVYVNHSTELMTGYAQEELFNMRFWDVVHPDDQNLVHRRGMARQQGKSLPPRYEFKIVCKEHKVRWVDFTAGVIDWKGKTAVIGTCVDITERKMMEDALRESEEKFRNLIEQSNDAIYLLFNRRFEWINPKFQDMFHITLEQVKAPGFDFMQLVAPESRDDVEQRFKRVADDDLPEPSYQFTALTKEGRKLDVEVSISYINYRDGIATQGIIRDISERKRLQEKLNQSQKMESIGQLAAGVAHDFNNLLTVINGYSDFLLDDEKLSKPQKDMILEISQAGQRAADLTNQLLAFSRKQIAKPRIVDLNALVLDTQNMLQRLIEERIELKVTPAPAAVPIMIDPGQLNQILMNLTVNARDAMPNGGSLLIDVSVSDELITFDKQEAGSPKGRYALLSVSDTGAGIEKKIQKRIFDPFFTTKQLGEGTGLGLSTIYGIVKQNDGHVSVYSEVGLGTTFNIYFPLAVDDHLKKEANDKDMNLPHGSETLLLVEDEYAVRTFITDVLTRYGYTVISAESPEVGIRMYKENCDSINLLLTDVVMPGMNGQELYKVIHQLNPHLPVVYISGYPIGVISRQGIVEHDVVLIQKPLRIDKLLSTLREALDGG from the coding sequence ATGCAAAAATCACTCTCTGTACTCATTGTTGAGGACCTGTCTTCAGATGCGGAACTGGCCATACGGGAAATTAAAAAGTATTTTAAAACGTTTTCCAAAGTCGTGGAAACTGAATCTGATTTTCTGAATGCTCTCCACACCTTTCAGCCACAAATTATTGTTTCAGACTATCGAATGCCGGAATTTGATGGCATGCGCGCGCTTGAACTCACTCTGAAACATACTCCGTTCACGCCGTTTATTATGCTCACCGGATCCATGAATGAAGACACCGCTGTGGAATGCATGAAGGCGGGCGCTGCGGATTACGTCATCAAGGAACATATTAAGCGTTTGGGCCCTGCTGTTTCGAGCGCACTGGATCAAAAACGCTCCGAGAAAGAGCGGACTGATGCGCAATTGGCGTTACGTCGTAGCCAGGAAAGACTGCAAAAGGCCGAGGAAATCGCACATCTGGGCAGCTGGGAATATGATGTGCAGCAGGACAAGCTGGTCTGGTCACGGGAAATTTATCGGATTTTGGGAATAGAAGCGCACGAGTTTGACGGCACCTTGGAAAATTTTCTAAAGTTTGTCCATCCGCAAGACAGGCAAAGAGTCGAATCCACTTATTACGAGTCTGTGAAAAACAATACAGACGGATACGAGATCATTCATCGGGTTATCCGGCAAAATGACGGAACTGTTCGGACCCTGCATGAAAAATGTGAGCATTACCGGGAATCCGGGAAAATGATACGTTCTATGGGGATGGCTCATGATATTACGGAACTGCACCACATGCGGCAGGAACTGCAGGAAAGCAACCGGCGGCTTAATTTGCTCATCGACAATCTGGACGGTTTTGCCTACCGCTGTGCTGATGATGCCGATTGGACGATGGAATATGTCAGCAAGGGGGTGCGGGATTTGACCGGCTATCCCCCGGAAGACTTTATCAATAATGATAAACGCGCCTATGCTTCTGTTATCCTGCCGGAGGATCGGCAACGGGTGGAACGGGAAGTGCAGAGAGGATTACAACGCAAAGCTTCTTTTATTGTGGAATATCGGATTCAAGCGGCCGACGGCCAGGTCAAATGGGTGTGGGAGCGCGGAAAAGGAGTTTACAAAAAAAACAAACTTTTGGCTTTGGAAGGGTTTATCAGTGATATTTCAGAGCGCAAGCGCGCTGAGCAGCATTTGCGCGAGGATGAGGAAAAACTGCGCAATATTTTTGATTCATCTCCCAACAGCATTACGATCACCGATTTAGAGGGTGTTGTGATTGACTGCAATCAACAAACCCTTGATTTGCATGCTGTAGAGAAAAAACGTGACATGCTGGGAAGGAACGTTCTGGATTTGATTTCGGACGCGGATGGAGAACGAGCATGGAAAAATCTGCAAAAGGCGCTTGAGGGTCAGCCTGTACAGAATGTCGAATATGATATTTTAACACCGGGCGGCAAAACGATCCCGGTATCCTTGTCAGCCAGTGTTCTCAAAGATTCAAACGGAATTTCAAAGTATTTTATGGCCATTCTCACGGATATGACCGAACGATTAAAGGCCGAGCAGGCTGTGCGGGAGCGGGAACAATGGTTCAGACGCCTGGCGGATACCACAGCAACGGCAATTTTTATTTTTCAGGGAGAAAATTTTGTCTATGTGAACCATTCAACTGAACTGATGACCGGATATGCTCAGGAAGAGCTGTTCAATATGCGCTTTTGGGATGTCGTGCATCCGGATGATCAAAACCTGGTTCACAGGCGGGGGATGGCCCGACAGCAGGGAAAAAGCCTTCCGCCCCGTTACGAATTTAAAATTGTCTGCAAGGAGCATAAAGTACGCTGGGTTGATTTTACCGCCGGCGTGATTGACTGGAAGGGGAAAACAGCGGTGATCGGGACGTGTGTTGATATCACGGAACGCAAAATGATGGAAGATGCGCTGCGCGAAAGTGAGGAAAAATTCCGCAACCTGATCGAGCAGTCCAATGATGCTATTTACCTGCTTTTCAATCGACGCTTTGAATGGATCAACCCGAAATTCCAAGACATGTTTCACATTACACTTGAACAAGTTAAAGCCCCTGGTTTTGATTTCATGCAGCTGGTGGCGCCGGAGAGTCGGGACGACGTGGAACAGCGGTTTAAACGAGTGGCCGACGATGATTTACCCGAGCCCAGTTATCAGTTCACAGCTCTGACCAAAGAAGGACGCAAACTGGATGTTGAAGTGTCTATTTCCTATATCAATTATCGGGACGGCATTGCCACTCAGGGAATTATCCGTGATATTTCGGAGCGCAAACGTCTGCAGGAGAAATTAAATCAATCGCAGAAAATGGAATCCATCGGTCAACTGGCCGCCGGTGTGGCGCATGATTTTAATAATTTATTGACGGTGATCAATGGATATTCTGATTTTCTCCTCGATGATGAAAAACTGTCAAAACCGCAAAAGGATATGATCCTTGAAATCAGTCAGGCGGGTCAAAGAGCCGCGGATTTAACCAATCAACTGCTCGCGTTCAGCCGCAAGCAGATTGCCAAACCGCGCATTGTTGATCTGAATGCGCTGGTGCTGGATACCCAAAACATGCTGCAGCGATTGATCGAAGAACGTATCGAGCTCAAAGTCACGCCCGCCCCGGCTGCGGTTCCGATAATGATCGATCCGGGGCAGTTGAATCAGATTCTTATGAACTTGACGGTTAATGCCCGCGATGCCATGCCGAACGGCGGCAGTCTGTTGATTGACGTGTCCGTGTCGGATGAACTGATCACGTTTGACAAACAGGAAGCCGGTTCGCCAAAAGGGCGTTACGCCTTGTTGTCCGTGAGTGACACAGGGGCCGGGATAGAGAAAAAAATACAAAAAAGAATTTTTGATCCGTTTTTTACAACCAAACAGCTTGGAGAAGGCACCGGACTGGGATTGTCCACGATTTACGGGATTGTCAAGCAGAACGACGGACATGTTTCGGTTTACAGCGAGGTGGGGCTGGGCACGACCTTTAATATTTATTTTCCGCTGGCTGTTGACGATCATCTGAAAAAAGAAGCAAATGATAAAGATATGAATCTCCCGCATGGTTCAGAGACGCTGCTGTTGGTAGAAGATGAATATGCGGTTCGCACTTTTATCACCGATGTGTTGACCCGATACGGCTATACAGTTATATCTGCTGAATCACCGGAGGTGGGTATCCGTATGTACAAGGAAAACTGTGACAGCATTAATCTGCTTTTAACCGACGTGGTCATGCCGGGTATGAACGGTCAGGAACTTTACAAAGTCATTCATCAATTGAATCCGCACCTTCCGGTTGTATATATTTCCGGATATCCCATCGGTGTGATTTCCCGGCAGGGGATTGTGGAACATGATGTTGTTCTGATCCAGAAACCCTTGAGAATTGATAAATTGCTGAGCACCTTGCGGGAGGCGCTGGATGGGGGGTGA